In Sorangium aterium, the genomic stretch ACCCTGCGACGGCAAACCCGGGCAGCCAGGGCGCCAGCGCGGCTGCTCTGTTGCCGGCGCCTGTATCTTCATCGCTCGGCGCCGGAGGGCGGACCGAAGGCTTCCCGAGGCGAGCGAGCACCGCGCTCGCAGCGCCCGCGCCAATCAGCACGGCGAGCTCGTTCGCGCCGAGCCACGCGAGGACGGCCGCCGCGACGCCGAGGAGCCTGAGCGACGTGGTGCGGGCAGCCTTCGGGGCGAGCGCGCCGATCGCCTGCACCACGACGGCGATCATCACGGGTTTGACGCCGTAGAGCAGCCAGTTTGCTGCCGGCAACGCCTCGAAGCGCACGTAGGCCCAGCCGAGGGCGCCCGTGATGAGCATCGCGGGCAGGATGAAGCAGATGCCGGCCACCGCGAGGCCCGGTGCTCGCGCTCGGTCGTAGCCGATGTGGATCGCCATCTCCGTCGAGTTGGGGCCGGGGATGAGGTTCGTCGCGCCGAGCAGGTCGAGGAAGCGCTCCTCCGAGAGCCACTTGCGCCGGCGCACGACCTCGTCCTGCATCATCGCGACGTGCGCGGCAGGCCCCCCGAACGCCGTCACGCCGAGGCGCAGGAACAGCCACGCGAGCTCGCGAAGATCGGCCCCCGTCCAGCGCCGGACCGACGTGGGAGAGGTGGCTGATTCATTCACGGCGCGCTCCGGCGCCGCGCCATGCGCGCGTCGACGGACAGGCGCCCCGCGCCGACGACGAGGAGAAAGAGCGCGCCCAGCAGCATCGCCCAGTCCGTCCTCGCCTCGTGGGCCATGCTCCAGAAGCCGTATTGCGGCATCTTGCGCACGTGGAAGCCGAGGATGTCTCGGCCGAGCAGGATCGGAAGCTTGGTCGAGACCAGCGCCACGACCATGTCGATGACGAGCAGAGCGGCGGCGAGCCGGGTCAGGAGCCCCGCGAGCACGAGCGCCCCGCAGACGATCTCGACCACCCCGACGAAAGGCCCCATGGCCTCCGGCCAGGGGATGCCGATCTTGGCGAACCTTCCGGCGCCGAGCTCCGCTGGATAGATGAACTTCTGGAGCCCTTCGGACAAGAAGACGGCCCCGACCGAGAGGCGGACAAGGAGCGTCGCCGCAGGCGCATCGGTATCGAGCATCTTGCGCAGGAGTTTCCTCATTTCGTTCCAGCCCTCGTCGAAGGAGTGTGGATGTGGATCTTCCAGAGGCTCACCCGGATCTCTCGATGCGCCGTCGAGATCAT encodes the following:
- a CDS encoding DoxX family protein translates to MRKLLRKMLDTDAPAATLLVRLSVGAVFLSEGLQKFIYPAELGAGRFAKIGIPWPEAMGPFVGVVEIVCGALVLAGLLTRLAAALLVIDMVVALVSTKLPILLGRDILGFHVRKMPQYGFWSMAHEARTDWAMLLGALFLLVVGAGRLSVDARMARRRSAP
- the chrA gene encoding chromate efflux transporter; translation: MNESATSPTSVRRWTGADLRELAWLFLRLGVTAFGGPAAHVAMMQDEVVRRRKWLSEERFLDLLGATNLIPGPNSTEMAIHIGYDRARAPGLAVAGICFILPAMLITGALGWAYVRFEALPAANWLLYGVKPVMIAVVVQAIGALAPKAARTTSLRLLGVAAAVLAWLGANELAVLIGAGAASAVLARLGKPSVRPPAPSDEDTGAGNRAAALAPWLPGFAVAGSVTLPGLFWVFFKTGAVLFGSGYVLLAFLRADLVERLGWMTEAQLLDAIAVGQVTPGPVFTTATFVGYVLAGPAGALVATIGIFLPAFFFVAVSGPLVPRLRRSPVAGAVLDGVNVASLALMLVVTVQLGRASLIDLATVLLAAASALLLFRFKVNSTWLVVGGGALGWAIHSAGLAG